The Brasilonema sennae CENA114 genome includes a region encoding these proteins:
- a CDS encoding AbrB/MazE/SpoVT family DNA-binding domain-containing protein produces MYTLKVRKVGNSLGTTLPKEILQKLRVDEGDTIFVTETADGVYLTASNPDFEKAMEAYKKVSSKYRNALHELAK; encoded by the coding sequence ATGTATACGTTAAAAGTTCGTAAAGTTGGAAATTCTTTAGGAACTACCTTACCTAAAGAAATTTTACAAAAACTGAGAGTTGACGAAGGTGACACCATATTTGTAACAGAAACTGCTGATGGTGTTTACCTCACAGCTTCTAATCCTGATTTTGAAAAAGCGATGGAAGCATACAAGAAAGTAAGTTCTAAGTATAGGAATGCGTTGCACGAATTAGCAAAATGA
- a CDS encoding FAD-dependent hydroxylase, producing the protein MAQAQLQTPNPPQTPTQTRGYDYDLVIVGGGIVGLTLASALKDSGLSVLLVEAKVESAAVAKGQAYAVHMLSALIFQGIGIWNKILPNIETYRRVRLSDADYPSVVEWETKDINTKDLGYVAEHQALLHPLQEFVKNCPNVTYLCPAQVLNIQYQQDVVTMDVKIADQMQTVRSKLIVAADGSRSPIREAAGIKTRGWKYWQSCIVAFVKPEKPHNNTAYEKFWSSGPFAILPLPGNRCRIVWTAPHEEAKALCALDDEQFLTELSKRYGNQMGKLELLGDRFIFQVQLMQSDRYALHRLALIGDAAHNCHPVGGQGLNLGIRDVAALAQVLQEADTQGEDIGNIQVLKRYERWRQRENLTILGFTDLLDRMFSNNILPIVIVRRLGLWMMQRIPLVKVFALKLMIGLKGRTPKLAQH; encoded by the coding sequence ATGGCGCAAGCGCAGCTTCAAACCCCTAACCCTCCCCAAACACCGACACAGACGCGGGGATATGATTATGATTTAGTCATCGTCGGCGGTGGGATTGTTGGCTTAACCCTAGCCTCTGCATTGAAAGATTCCGGGTTAAGTGTGCTGCTGGTAGAAGCAAAAGTAGAATCAGCGGCGGTAGCCAAAGGACAAGCTTATGCGGTGCATATGCTTTCGGCGCTCATTTTCCAAGGAATTGGAATTTGGAACAAAATATTGCCCAACATTGAGACTTACCGCCGTGTGCGTCTTTCTGATGCTGATTATCCTAGTGTGGTGGAATGGGAAACTAAGGATATAAACACAAAAGATTTAGGTTATGTGGCAGAACATCAAGCACTGTTGCATCCCTTACAGGAATTTGTCAAAAATTGTCCCAACGTCACATATCTGTGTCCTGCTCAAGTCCTTAATATCCAGTATCAGCAGGATGTGGTAACGATGGATGTTAAAATTGCGGACCAAATGCAGACGGTTCGCAGTAAATTAATTGTAGCCGCAGATGGATCGCGTTCCCCTATCCGTGAAGCTGCTGGAATTAAAACCCGTGGCTGGAAATATTGGCAATCTTGTATTGTTGCTTTTGTCAAACCAGAAAAACCCCACAACAACACAGCATACGAAAAATTTTGGTCTAGTGGTCCGTTTGCAATTTTACCTTTGCCAGGAAACCGTTGCCGAATTGTGTGGACTGCCCCCCATGAAGAAGCTAAAGCTTTGTGCGCCTTGGATGATGAGCAGTTTTTGACAGAATTAAGCAAGCGTTATGGGAATCAGATGGGGAAATTGGAATTGTTGGGCGATCGCTTTATTTTTCAGGTACAACTCATGCAGAGCGATCGCTATGCCCTCCACCGACTCGCTTTAATTGGCGATGCCGCACACAATTGCCATCCCGTAGGCGGACAAGGTTTGAATTTGGGCATTCGCGATGTTGCTGCTTTGGCGCAAGTGTTGCAAGAAGCTGATACTCAAGGTGAAGATATCGGCAACATTCAAGTCCTCAAACGTTACGAACGCTGGCGTCAGCGGGAGAACTTGACAATTTTAGGTTTTACTGATTTATTAGATCGAATGTTTTCTAACAACATCTTGCCAATTGTGATAGTTCGTCGCCTTGGGTTATGGATGATGCAGCGAATACCTTTGGTAAAAGTCTTTGCTCTCAAGTTGATGATTGGTTTGAAAGGGAGGACTCCTAAATTAGCGCAGCATTAA